Within Takifugu rubripes chromosome 20, fTakRub1.2, whole genome shotgun sequence, the genomic segment CAGTGgttacacataaacacacaaaaatactgACGCGTATGTATGTTGAGGCCCTCTGTCATCCCACCGTGGGCCAGAAGGTCCCAGAGGTGCCATGACGGTGCCGCTGCAGTTACCACGCAGAAAGTGTAATAACACCAGGACATACAGGTGCCATTACGTAATTAATGATTTAATTAGTGCGTTTGGGTGCAGGTTATTGGTGGCCGCTCAACTATTTGAGTTATGTTGCTCTCACACCAGGTGGAAACTggtttctgctgcatttattcCTCTTCCAGTGAAGGTTTTACGTTACAGACAGATTCCTCGGCGTGTTTCCTGTCACACGCTACATGCAAAAAGTCTGACATGGCTGCGCTCGGCGTATCTTCCAGGGTTAATTGTATCATAAATCCACAAGCTGTGAAAAGACAGGCATGGATGGAATTCACACTTGAGCCCTCGCTTTCTCACAGGCGCAACTTAGCATTGTGCATCCGTGCGTCAGATATGTCACTATTAATAAAGCCACAGCCTTATCTGCGTGAAAATGTTATCGCACAGATATTGGCTCACAGCTGCCTTCAAGGCATTTTATTCCACGCTGACACGTCCGCatgtgtcttttcttcttccctttttcactttctttcacatgtctgttttttttctgtggaggggggggcactgcCATGCACTGAAAAGGGCCGTTGTAGCGTCTAACAtgagatgctgctggagattTTTCACTTTAGtgcatttgtgttatttttttatgagTTTAATTGTCAGACAGACACGATATTTCCAATGGAAGGTGGtcgtgggggttgggggggtcaTCGTTTGTCTGCGATGATAAAGGACATACAGGCTGTGCAGGCGGTGCAGGTCCAGGCCTGTTGAAAAAATGCTCCATAATAACCCCCTGTGAGAAGTTCCCAGTTCCCAGGACCTGGTGTGTACGTTTGGAGGGCAATAACTCATCAGCTCCCCTGACTTCCTCTTTCGGCCTCGCTCCTTTTATGACCCTCCACTCTGCCATACAGCTGCTGTCTACGCAGCCTCGCTTCGCTCCCATTGGGTGGAATGGAGGAGCGAGgtaggaggaggaaagagggatgaagatggagacaaCTCCCCATTGTTGTGATGCTCCACTTAAACTTTGAGACTAAGTCTGGGACTAAAATTGGCCCACAGAGGAACCGACAAGCTTAAAATGATGGATTTGTCACTGTGGCCTCACAAAGACTACAATATTTTCATAGTATTTGACTAAATAAAAGTTATACATTTATATTCTTTGAGTTTGGTATTTTGCCATAAATGTGTTGTGCCTTGTTTTTTTAGATCTAAATGTAGGATTAAAATATTTTGTTCCCGTTTTGATCTCTCCTATTTTATCTCCTCTACTATTCACCTTCCTCACTAACCAGATCACTGCAGTGAAATTCTCTGTGGCTTTGTTAGCTGTACAGAGGTGATGCACAAATTGGAGCCTCAAAGGTCACGATTTAACCAGGTTCTGATCTACCAGGTAGACAACTACTTCATCTGGGTTCCCACTTCCCTTGGCGGGAGGACAGAACACCCAGCTGGGTTGTCGGCCTTGAGGTCTGGCTTTCAAAGTCCCTGCTTTAGAGCGAAGACACCACATCACCTATGTATTTATGAAGATCTGTGTTTGCGTTATAGTGCAGTTCTGAACGATGACATGTTATTGTTTAGAGGCCATCCTGGACTCCAGAACAGTCACCATCTCCTGACCAACAGTCAGAAAGACACGCAGCGACGCTCTTTAAGCGGGAATGACATGCCCTCACCAGTGTCTGAATAGCAGCCAAAGGTCAAGGTTATGTCTCAATGTCTCTTTAAGAGTGCACATGAGTCAGGAGCACTGGGGTGTGGGTGGATGGGCTTGTGGCTGACTCTCTCTTTGACAGGAAATCTAATCAAGATAGGGTAATATGAGCTAGCAGCAGTGTGTAGAAGTGTAGAAACAGAACCTTTCTGCCCGTCTCTATGAGagcaaatctgtgtgtgtttagtacATGCGCTGCATATGTGACCCCCTGATCACAAGAAGTATTTTAATCCAATCAGCTTCGTTTTCACATGACTGTCACACACTTGCAGCTGCCATGGTAACCTGCAGAGGAAGGAGCGAAGGGGTGAGAGAGGTGCGTTGTCTTTGTTTTAATCGCTGTGACATTAACACACAGTCGCACATGCACAGATACTTCAGCGCTTCAGTTTCTCTTCCTCGTTTCACACTTGAAAATGTATATCAGCAGGTACAGAAAAAGCACGCTACTGTGATATCTAGTGGCATGTGGGCTTTGGTCACAGGAAATTCTTTTTTCTCTTGTGCAAATCAGCAAATGGCATGAGCTCAAGCATACGGAAACTATGACCTGAGTTCTGTAAAGCAGAGATGTTAGTTCCTTAGTTAAATCTGATTACCCAAACACTAGCAGCCCTGCAAAACCCAGCCTAGACATCCAAATGGAGTTATATGCAGACGATGTCAGCACCCAGGCCATTATGCTAGAGGCTGTGAGAACGTGTTTGTGACGTGTTCGTCCTCGCCACACTTCCAATGTCAGTAACACCCAGGTAACGCCAACCAGCCCTCCATTGATGGAAAACTAGCTCCCCCTAATGTGCAGAGCCAGACATTAGGTGGGGTGCAGTGAGCGACGTTGCATTGAAGGAACGCTTGATTGCTCCTTCTCCCCAGATAGTCGTTAAGTTGGCGGGGGTGAGTGTCACATGTATTCTTGACACAGGGTCCATGTTTTTAGCATTTCAGAGAGCTTCTTCCAGCAGAACTTCCAGGATCAGTTACGGTCCTGTCACTGGTTAGAGCTGAGAGCCGCTATTGGGTTGGAAATCCCATATCTGGGTTATTTAGAACCAGATGTTGAGGTGCTTGGATGTGTAATTCCTAGGCATGGTGTACTGGTGGTTCATGACCCACCCGGAGAGAGTAACCCCCTTCCTAAAGTGCCAGGTATCTGGGGGCCTGTATGAAGGCCTGTTACCAGGAGGTCATCCGCCAGAATGTGCCTAATTTGATTGACCTTTCTGCAGTGGTGGAATCATCTGGGCCATGGCTGCCAGATTTTCAGTTCTGTCATTGGGCCGACGTCACTCCACCCCAATACGCTGGTCTAGCTAGGTTGAGGGTAGAAAGCAGGTTCGATTTCCAGCGGGTTCTATTGAGATTGGAGCTGCCACTTGTTCGGCTGCGGTTGGTGACTCTGGTTCCCTTTTGGTTGAGTCACAGACTCCCAAATATTGTTTGCCCGCTGGCCCGCTTCAAAAAGAGGTGCAGTACCTGGGAGGCCTTATCTCTTCAGAAGGGTCTGTAAGTTCTCTGCTGTGGCTGATTGGCTACATCCCACCACTGTCACCGAGTTGAGGTAATTCCTTGAAGGCTTCGCCAACCTGGCTGCACAACTGCTGCACAAACTTGTTGCTGAGCTAGCCGGGAGCAGGATACACAGAGGACGGAGCCCACTGTGTGGAGAAGCGTGGTCCGCGGACTGAGAAAGGAGCTTCACGCAATTAAAGTCTCACCTCGTGAGTGCACCGACCTTGGCATTTGCTAATTTCTCACTGCCCTTTTAATTAGAACTTGATGCCAGCCACAGTGGGAGCTGTTCTGTcacaggaacagggacaggagggagaAGTGAGGCCTTTTATCTATGCCAGCTGCAGTTTTCACCCAGCTGAGAAAAACTATAGCTCCGTGAATTTCCTTACCATGAAATGGGCGACGGTGGAGAAGTTTAAGGAGTATTTGTGGGGTCACCAATGCACTTTCTAGCTTTCAGTTACAGTGTCCGTTACCAGCCAGGCCGCATTAACATGGATGCTGCCGACCTCTCCAGGCAGCCTGCCCCTGGGTCCCAGTCCAGGGGTCCGCCAGAGAGCATCAGCACACGGGTGTGGAGGCAGCTGTCATTGCTCTCCCATCATGGTCTCCTGTTGACCTCTAGGCACTCCAAGAAGGCGATGCAGCGATTGGAGCTTTCCAACACCTCTGGAGTGACAAGCGGGTGCCGAGTCGGGCCAGAAGGAGCATTTAAGCCCCTAGGTGCGTGGCTTGATAAGCCAGTGGGACTGTATCGTGCAGAGGGATGGCTTGCTATTTTGCCAGCTCCTTCACCCTGACATTGGGGAGAAGATCCTACAGCTTCTCCTGGCAGAATGTTTAAAGCTTCATCAAAACCATGAGCAGCAGGGTGTGGAACGGAGTTCTGTGATGTTGAGGCAGCGGTGCGACTGGCCAAGGATGATCCAAGATATCACGGACTGGTGTCAACTGTGTGAGCGTTATATCTCGGCAAAGAACAGGCCCGTGCGCCTTCAGATTCTCACTAATGACACCACTTTCCTGGAACCAGTCCAGGATGGGTGAGAACTTGTCATGGTGATGACTGATGTCTTTTCAAAATTCACCCAGGCTGTGCCAACTTGAGACCAGAAGGCTTCTACTGTGGCTGAGGTACTGGTAAGAGTGGTTGTATCGCTATGGTGTTCTGTTATTGTGCGCCTCCACTCTGACCAAGGGAGAGGTTTCGACCATGGCACTAGGTGGGCGCTATAAGATCCAGGATGTGTGGAGGCCAATAATTTATCAGGTGATAAAAGCACCAGCATCAGGTGGAGTGGTCTACTCAATTGCTCCAGTGCCTGATTAGGCCCAAACAATGTTGAAGTGGGTTTTGATCTGGCCCCTTGGAGGTCCTGAAGAGAAGGCACAGGATTCCTCAGACAACAGGTCTGAGGTGAGTGAAGATGAGGGACTGTGGGTGGTTCTGAGGGGACCCAATCTGAGGGGGGATCCAATCACGTGGACGTGgttgtctgcagcacgggggcaccgcagggtacagttctctctcccttcctcttcactctctacacatcggatttcagccacaactcggacagctgccacctccagaagttctctgacgatacagccatcgttggacgtgtgtctgaggggaacgaactggagtacagggaggtcatcaccaactttgttgcctggtgtgaactgaaccatctgcgcatcaacaccagcaagacaaaggaggtggtgatcgacttcagtaggaaggctcctcacactgcacccgtgaacatccagggtttggacattgagatcgtggaggagtacaaatacctgggtgttcacctcaacaataaactggactggactcataacacagacgccctgtacaagaagggccaaagtcatctccatctgttgaggagactgaggtcctttggagtgtgcaggacactgcttaggactttttatgactctgtggtggcatcggtgatcttctacgctgtggtctgctggagctgtggaagctcagagagggacaggaagagactcaacaagctggtcagaagggctggctcagtcctggactgttctctggactccatcgacgaggtgggtgagaggaggatgttggccaagctgacatcaattatggacaccccctctcaccccctacacgagactgtgggggccttaagcagctccttcagcagcagactgttacacccacggtgtaaaagggaacgttaccgcaggtcatttatcccaactgccgtcagattgttgAACAtgcacaactcttaatgtagcaccaataacccagggttggagtatttgcactaactaatcatcctgcCTCTGGAaggtcttatttgcacatcttatttgcaccttcatttttcttcacactgtccgacactccttctgtacataattttaatttctgtatatactgtacaatgtacatagcaatgtacataatctaagactcttttttattttaattttttttttcttgtacttttctgtattgtacaccacgggctaccgctgtaacatgcaatttccccgatgtaggatcaataaagttttttatccttatccttatccttagtTGGTAAGTGGCAGCTCTGTTTAACTTACTTGGATATCCTTTTTAGCATTTTGAGCAGTGCTGGTTGTGTTAAGCCAGATTGTGACCTGCTGGGTTTTAAATGGAGGAAGGTTAGCACAGCAGTGGTGCAGAGGTCCTATTCAACTTCTGTACCTTGTTTTGTGGTTTGGGTTTTAGCTTTGTGTGTACTTATTTTGCTGGatttctgttttgtgttattAGTCTTTAAAGTTGTAGTGACCTCTGCTAGTTGGCAAAGTTCCCCTCTCTACCCAGTTGCACCCCTGAAGGGCTGTTGTAATGGCTGGACTAGacatcctgtttttattttgaaccATAATGACTGTTCATATTAAGCATATGGAACTATTTTATCAATtgttaattaaaatgtaattcaCTGTTCATTGTGCCTTTATTCATTTGTGCATGTGCCTGTGCTTGGTTGGTCTTTGTTAATTTTTTAGGTGAAAGACCTGAGGTGGCATTGTGGGCATTAGTTTTGTTCAATCtgccacctgcagctccacacaaACTCTACCTGCATCAGTAGCAAAGGTGATTGTGTGCCAAAGATCCCAAGTTAGGCCAAAAACACCACTCACCAACTTCCCTTGAGAGGTGAAAAGGTTAACCTGTGCCATGTGGTTTTGCTCTCTGGCACGCTACTCGCGGCTCTTTCTCAGTTCTTTTCTGACATTTCCTGTTCGAACTGCCACTCTGCAGACTGCAAGTGCATGCAGAAGATGGCCTCTCCCCGCTGAAAGCTAGTTTTACAGACATGCAGAGCCTCTGGAAACCTTTCCAACAATTTAGTAGAGCTCCGTCAGCAGGGGTGACGGCCGGAATCTGATGGTCACCGTTCACTGCATCAGCGGGGAAAGCATTCCTCCTGCTGGCCAGAGGTGGGAGCAGCATTCCTGAGGCATGATACTATCATGTCTCATGTTTGCTGCTCccacaggcagacagatagatagaatGCTGTGTGAGAGTCAAAACGTTGCAATCAAATGGCGCACCcatcttttgtgttttctttatttttacagaGTGGTGCAGGTCCACACTGTCACAAAAAAGCATGTGGACACAGTTGGTGAAGAACGGATCAGGTACTGTACAAAAACAGCGTGGAAAGGTGGGATTTTTGAATTTTGGTTATTTGGTGTTCATAAACTATGTACATTTATGCtgtaaaaacagggaaaatgtcTCACTCTACAGttgaaatgtatttaattgtATGTTCAGGGTTTATATCTAATATTGTAGCCGTATCAGACTGTCATCTTTCTTTGACGTTTTGAAAGTTGTAACTTTGAATTAGAGACCTCTCCATGTTGAACAAACCTCTGCACCTTGGCAAGTATAAAATGATCCCCTCTCCTTAAAAACCTTTGTACAGATCCTCAATAGGCTCACTGATATCCCTCCAAAGACTTCTGCTAATTCAAATGTAGCATTTGTAAAGCTTCCATTGATGTTCTTTATATTTTAACAATTTTCTTTATTCTAGCTAATTGTGGCACCTACTGTATATTGTCGTCATTAATTAGGCCACCACAGCTGAAGTGGCCAAATACAGACGCCCACTGGATCAAAAAATTCAaggtttttcttcttgttttcctCCCTATTATTAGACATTACAGGGAATTAAATGAGACCTGTTTCCATACAGTGAAGGTTTGGGAACAAATAAAAGAGGACCTTCTCTCTCCCCGTCACACGCTTCAAAACCAATCAATCACTTGCAAAAACAGCAGCCAACCCTTAAAATAAAACTATGCATTGTGACATTTATATTTAGATCACGCATCCACACACAGGAAAGAAGATGGGCGGCGGCGCATCTGCAAAGTCTTAAGAGCAGAGATCCTTTTTTTATGGTTGAGGATTAAACTTCGTAGCGTCTTCAGGCTCGGTTCAGCTGACTCTCCATTTTGATACCTCCCTTGCCTCCAATTTGCCCCTTCAGAGCCACCAGAAGCGAACGTAGACAATTAGCATGATGAAAAAGACACCCCCGGCTGCCAGCTTAGCGTAGGTGGAGCGGGTGTTCAGATACTTGGCGTCGCTCCTGTACTTCTTTGATAAGCTGGACAGGTTGCTGGCCTTGGAGTCtagagctgcagggcagagAGGAGACGTTGGTGGATccagaaatgaaaacaatggAGGACATGTAAACGTGAACAGGATGTGAGGAGGGTCACGTTCACAGCTCTGAGCATTTGGACATACCAGACAGGGCCTCCCCTCTCTGCAGCACCTCCTCTATATTGGCCACCATGATCCTCTGGacgtcctgcagctctgtgttgATGCTGCCCAGATTCCTTCTTGCTCGGCTGTCAATGTACGACTTCTTGGTTTTCTGGATGTAGGTGTCTGGGGAGGGAGCAGCATCAAACCGAGGTTCATCACAAAGAAATGACAAAGATAATTATTCCATTCCATTCTATTGTTGATTATAGTCTCATGTTCTCACCAAATTCAATGAAGGAATACGGCCGGGAGACAATGGGGACCCTCTTTCCATGCTGCTCATGAAACTCCGCTTGCAGGTCCTCTAAATAAGCGAAGGCCAGCTTCTTGGGGAAGCTGCCTTCACACAATACCAGGTAGCACACACCTTTCTCTATCAAATAGCTGCAgggaacaaacagcagaaataaTGATCCGATCCACGTGTGTGCTGCTCACAAACATCCTGAGTTATTGGTTTCATACTCACTGAAATGCCATTGAACCGGCCTCTAAAGTGCAACGTGTTGGGCTCTGCTCGTTGAGCTTCCTGAAAAGCTGCTTAGCTTGACTCTGATACTGCTGGAGGTCTCGGCCCAACTAAAGCAAGATAGAAACGAGCAAAAGTTGGCCCGAGACTTGATCAAAACCCTTACTGAATGGAGAACATGAGAGTTCTAAAGTTGAACTTTAGAAGTGAGACGTGAGAGAAGCAAACATGCCATTTATTTACTGCTAAAATACGACATCAGTTGCGTGGCTGTTTTATCATGTGCCCCTGGACTATAAAAAGGTTCACCACAGATATAATGGTGATGCTGCATCTGAGAGCAAACTGGCCGAATTAGCCTAGACTCATGGGCTGCATTTGATGCTGCATCGTTTCTTGGCTGTTTTagttcttcttgttttttttaaaacaagacaGATACATGTATAacaaaaaaagagcagagacaCAACAAACCTTTTCACTTCCCTTTTGGCAGCAAAGAACAGAGTGAGGGAAAGACATGAGACATCatgttaaaatgtaattattttttgTGAGCAATTTGTTTTCagtcaatttttaaaaagaaaatcatgtGGATATCATACTAGTCTAAAATGTTTTATACTGTTTCACACTTACTAATAAATACTTTAAGAACAAATATTTAAGCAGCTATCAACAGAACATCTTTAGATGCAAACCACGATGGTGGATTTAAggaaaattaattaattaatttattatttaaaacataaaccTAAGTCACTTTCACTTTTTATTGCCTTAACGTTTGACATTTGGAAACTAAGCAAGCCAGCGCCATCTAGTGAGAAGAACTCTGTAATAGAAAAACTCTTTAATGAATAGCAAACATCTACCAGGGGCTTA encodes:
- the sec22bb gene encoding vesicle-trafficking protein SEC22b-B isoform X1, with the translated sequence MVLLTMIARLADGLPLAASMQEDEQGSEKLGRDLQQYQSQAKQLFRKLNEQSPTRCTLEAGSMAFHYLIEKGVCYLVLCEGSFPKKLAFAYLEDLQAEFHEQHGKRVPIVSRPYSFIEFDTYIQKTKKSYIDSRARRNLGSINTELQDVQRIMVANIEEVLQRGEALSALDSKASNLSSLSKKYRSDAKYLNTRSTYAKLAAGGVFFIMLIVYVRFWWL
- the sec22bb gene encoding vesicle-trafficking protein SEC22b-B isoform X2; translation: MVLLTMIARLADGLPLAASMQEDEQLGRDLQQYQSQAKQLFRKLNEQSPTRCTLEAGSMAFHYLIEKGVCYLVLCEGSFPKKLAFAYLEDLQAEFHEQHGKRVPIVSRPYSFIEFDTYIQKTKKSYIDSRARRNLGSINTELQDVQRIMVANIEEVLQRGEALSALDSKASNLSSLSKKYRSDAKYLNTRSTYAKLAAGGVFFIMLIVYVRFWWL